In Clostridium sporogenes, one genomic interval encodes:
- a CDS encoding GH36-type glycosyl hydrolase domain-containing protein, with translation MTVFIPICVSLIILTYLIYKNSDSKESLIDDINNIFFSEDKQDLEQFAEDISEFHSIVSNRKCRKLVLESLDKSYERIMNNYKYIVSLDEDINMTVPAGEWLLDNIYLIEKEYKDIKKNMPSSHYVKLPVINKGIMKCYPRVYHLALAIIHNFHGNMDKDFIIKFMNEYQKNNILTSSEVWALPIMLRIALIQKISIITEEITYIQRERKRGEELADKIIKNYNDGDLEKAIDELKDNGINISPYFMETFINIINDNGIKEEKLNLFIQEQLEIKEKNIDNIINLGYRKQSKQQIIMGNCINGLRDIEAINWKNIFQNVSVIEEILKEDPLKVYNDMDFPSKDFYRNKIERLSRKLKLPESYIAKKSIECAQQFEVKTEEDNYKKHVGYYIVEEKGVRLLKKVLGVKNEGKDKIKDFLIRNKVRSYITSIIVFTFIFEFFIIKSIGYNNIYAILLQFIILLIPSSEIVVSILNWSLNNLTKPDFIPKLQFTNGITKENSTVVVIPTLIGSKKRAQELVKDMEVYYLANKEKNLYFAILGDFKDSKSEKEENDEEIIKEMLKRVKELNNKHSKAGEEIFFFLNRYRQYNKKEKIWMGWERKRGKLEEFNKLIRGEKNTSYNTISGDINILKKVKYVITLDADTKLPRDVAKRLIGAMEHPLNKPIMNNIKKSVIHGYGLMQPRISIGVEDANKTLFSKIFSGQVGLDTYTTAVSDIYQDVFKEGIFTGKGIYHVDTFNTMLNGEIKENSVLSHDLLEGSYVRTALVTDIELVDGYPAYYNSSCKRLHRWVRGDWQLIPWIFKRTAINRLSKWKIIDNLRRSLLEPTIIRLILFSLLSYYGTNEMITVAFLSIIAPILFNVSEVIIFPSKGIGLSGRIYSVKNVLKQFFLIFTFIPHKAYLMLDAIARTLYRLLISKKNLLEWQTAEEAEKMSRKDFRGYIKNMWVGSLIALIILYLSIIRSNELAILLVPACIIWSISPYIAFYVSQDKKNRLYINKDDRKLLLNIARRTWAYFEDFVCEDTKWLAPDNYQEQPYKGIAYRTSPTNMGMGITSNIVAYDLGFITLENLINRLENIVSSMNNLDKYEGHFYNWYDIKNGKPLNPRYISAVDSGNLVGYLWLTEESLKDIINKPLLSKKNIDGLLSILELANEELKKEEDIDNFYFNIIFILKGMEPDIVFINNIFIKILNKQKELDNFNIDINNFYWNKKLYDFLNESLQEFKKLIPWKDQIIENIGICKDVIEEIRDFATKIPIKKMPDKINYITKNLEQIKTKDNYEREWILNFINNLNTSSDNIKNLIQGIYGLNLKLDELAKNTDFKVLYNKDRNLFTIGYNVDSGEMANSYYDLLASEARQASFVAIAKGDIPQDNWITLGRGITYMGKKLKGLASWSGTMFEYFMPLLIMKNYEDTLLDQTYKSVIKGQQLYAKNKRIPWGISESAFYHFDGDKNYQYMAFGVPGIGIKRGLSKDLVISPYSTILALQKDISSGIENINTLIDSKLLDRYGFYEAVDYTKSRIPKGKSKAIIKSFMVHHQGMSLMALNNILNNNILQNRFHNKPEVKATELLLQERKSNRIIYNRNIKKYNTELKLNNINQYSRIYNTAKTDIPRVGLLSNGSYSLMISNRGGGYSKKDDTTIYRWREDLTSDSKGLFFYIKNINANNYWSATYEPCKFEGEYYKAQFSSDKIIFSRVDGNIITETHVTVSQEDDAEIRSINLKNNSNNDRVIEVTSYCEATLANYNADLVHPSFSNLFVKTELKEEPFCVLANRRKRSEKDISPWLIQTVAVEGEQIGGFQYETSRIDFIGRGRNLSNPRAMDNEANLKSSIGPVLDPIISIRIRVRLKAKENCIVAYTTAFCNSKEEGIKIAEKYRNIDNVKNAFNLSWSHSNLEMKHLGIRSTAANMYQYIVSNILFINRNMKERENYIKYIKSGQSDLWAYGISGDYPIVLATLDKESGIDIVRQLLIAYRYWKMKNINVDLIIVNTKESSYIQPIEDSILNLINTLGLMNNINKSAGIFLFNKSTMKEEALSLLKAMCRLYIDTNKGSLAEQIDTGNNKTKELDLLQKKEIQYTAKSYKFKVPKLEYFNDIGGFDMGNNEYTIVLKDYNNTPLPWINVMSNGNFGFHVSESGSSYSWYKNSRENKLTNWCNDPVIDGESEHIYIRDEETGEIWSITPKPIRDEGQYIINHGFGYSNFKHYTKGIIGETTSYCPIEDSCKISLIKLKNNTNIKREISVTYYASTVLGVSKQLSSPYISTYLDKENFIYSRNPYNSNFKETTAYLKIVGGEEESFTGNRKEFLGIDGTIEKPKALNYEKLSNEVGAGIDPCMAENSKITLEPNEEKVLIAILGAEDSIEDVKENINKYDNEIIAFKELDNTKEYWKSLTETIKVKTPDKSMDLMLNGWLLYQVIVCRLWARTAFYQSGGAYGFRDQLQDVMSVCYIDPEITKKQIIYSSSRQFKEGDVQHWWHPVVESGIRTRFSDDLLWLPYVTIDYIKNTGDYSILDESTNYLEEPPLKEGEDERYNVAYVSSEKGTIYEHCIRAINRALKFGEHNIPLMGSGDWNDGMSTVGNQGKGESVWLGWFLYTILESFINICDYKKDVVNMERYKEYLQFIKENIEKNAWDGSWYRRAYFDNGTPLGSIENEECTIDSLSQSWSVLSGAGKEDRVKEAMAAVERNLIKKDKGIIALLTPAFDKSTLHPGYIKGYLPGVRENGGQYTHAAIWVVLAFSELKMEDKAWSLFNMINPINHTKSYFNCQNYKVEPYVMTADIYDVEPHIGRGGWSWYTGAASWMYRTGIEGILGLKLKGKDGFYVDPCIPKDWSEYEILYNRGNCKYNIKVVRENKKELWVDGKLKEENIIPIFEEGTHEIKVII, from the coding sequence ATGACAGTGTTTATACCAATTTGTGTGAGTTTAATTATTTTAACATATTTAATATATAAGAATAGTGATAGTAAAGAAAGTTTAATAGATGATATAAATAATATATTTTTTAGTGAAGATAAACAGGATTTAGAACAATTTGCAGAAGATATTTCAGAATTTCATAGTATAGTATCTAATAGAAAATGTAGAAAATTAGTTTTGGAAAGTTTAGATAAAAGTTATGAGAGAATAATGAATAATTACAAATACATAGTATCTTTAGATGAAGATATAAATATGACTGTACCTGCTGGAGAGTGGTTATTAGACAATATATATCTTATAGAAAAAGAATATAAAGATATAAAAAAAAATATGCCATCTTCTCATTATGTAAAATTACCTGTTATAAATAAAGGCATAATGAAATGTTACCCTAGAGTATATCATTTAGCTTTAGCTATAATACACAATTTTCATGGAAATATGGATAAAGATTTTATAATAAAATTTATGAATGAATATCAGAAAAATAATATATTGACTAGTTCAGAAGTATGGGCTTTACCTATAATGTTGAGAATAGCTTTAATACAAAAGATATCTATAATAACAGAAGAAATAACATATATACAAAGAGAAAGAAAAAGGGGGGAAGAATTAGCAGATAAAATAATTAAAAATTATAATGATGGAGATTTAGAAAAAGCTATTGATGAATTAAAGGATAATGGGATAAATATTAGCCCTTATTTTATGGAAACATTTATAAATATAATAAATGATAATGGAATAAAAGAAGAAAAATTAAATCTATTTATACAAGAACAATTAGAGATAAAAGAAAAAAACATAGATAACATAATAAATTTAGGATATAGAAAACAATCTAAACAACAAATAATTATGGGTAATTGTATAAATGGATTAAGAGATATAGAAGCTATTAATTGGAAAAATATATTTCAAAATGTTAGTGTTATCGAAGAAATATTAAAAGAAGACCCTTTAAAAGTTTATAATGATATGGATTTTCCATCCAAAGACTTTTATAGAAATAAAATAGAGAGACTTTCAAGAAAATTAAAACTTCCAGAAAGTTATATAGCAAAAAAAAGTATAGAATGTGCACAGCAATTTGAAGTTAAAACTGAGGAAGATAATTATAAAAAACATGTAGGATATTATATAGTTGAAGAAAAAGGGGTTAGATTACTCAAAAAAGTATTAGGTGTAAAAAATGAAGGAAAGGATAAAATAAAAGATTTTTTAATTAGAAATAAAGTTAGATCTTATATAACTAGCATAATAGTTTTTACATTTATATTCGAATTTTTTATTATTAAATCCATAGGATACAACAACATATATGCAATACTGCTACAATTTATAATACTTTTAATACCTAGTAGTGAAATTGTAGTATCAATATTAAATTGGAGTTTAAACAATTTGACTAAGCCAGATTTTATACCTAAATTACAATTTACAAATGGTATAACTAAGGAAAATTCAACAGTTGTTGTAATACCTACATTAATAGGAAGTAAAAAAAGAGCTCAAGAATTAGTAAAGGATATGGAAGTATATTATTTAGCTAATAAAGAAAAGAATCTTTATTTTGCTATTTTAGGAGATTTTAAAGATAGCAAAAGTGAAAAAGAAGAAAATGATGAAGAAATAATAAAAGAAATGTTAAAGAGAGTAAAAGAGTTAAACAATAAGCATTCCAAAGCAGGAGAAGAAATATTTTTCTTTTTAAATAGATATAGACAATATAATAAAAAAGAAAAAATATGGATGGGATGGGAAAGAAAGAGAGGAAAGTTAGAAGAATTTAATAAGCTTATACGTGGAGAAAAGAATACTAGCTACAATACTATAAGTGGAGATATAAATATTTTAAAAAAAGTTAAATATGTAATAACACTAGATGCAGATACAAAACTTCCAAGAGATGTGGCTAAAAGGCTAATAGGCGCTATGGAGCATCCACTTAATAAACCTATAATGAATAATATAAAAAAATCAGTAATTCATGGATACGGGCTTATGCAGCCTAGAATTAGTATAGGTGTAGAAGATGCTAATAAAACTTTATTTTCAAAAATTTTTTCCGGACAGGTAGGATTAGATACTTATACTACGGCTGTATCTGATATTTATCAAGATGTATTTAAAGAAGGTATATTTACAGGAAAAGGGATATATCATGTGGACACTTTTAATACTATGCTTAATGGAGAAATAAAAGAAAATTCTGTTTTAAGCCACGATTTATTAGAGGGATCTTATGTTAGAACAGCTTTAGTTACAGATATAGAATTAGTAGATGGATATCCAGCCTATTACAATTCAAGTTGTAAAAGACTACATAGATGGGTTAGAGGTGACTGGCAGCTTATACCTTGGATATTTAAAAGAACAGCAATAAATAGATTGTCAAAATGGAAAATAATAGATAACTTAAGGAGAAGTCTTTTAGAACCAACTATAATTAGACTTATATTATTTTCATTACTTAGCTATTATGGAACTAATGAAATGATCACAGTAGCTTTTCTTTCTATTATTGCACCTATATTGTTTAATGTTTCAGAGGTTATTATTTTCCCAAGTAAAGGGATAGGCTTATCTGGTAGGATATATAGTGTGAAAAACGTACTAAAACAATTCTTCTTAATATTTACTTTTATACCTCACAAAGCATATTTAATGTTAGATGCTATAGCAAGAACTTTATATAGACTTCTTATAAGTAAAAAAAATTTATTAGAATGGCAAACTGCAGAAGAGGCAGAGAAAATGTCTCGAAAGGATTTTAGGGGATATATAAAAAATATGTGGGTGGGGAGCTTAATAGCTCTTATTATACTTTACTTATCTATAATAAGATCTAATGAATTAGCTATATTGCTTGTGCCTGCTTGTATAATTTGGTCTATTAGTCCTTATATAGCTTTCTATGTAAGTCAGGATAAGAAAAATAGATTATATATAAATAAAGATGATAGAAAGCTATTACTTAATATAGCTAGAAGAACGTGGGCTTATTTTGAAGATTTTGTTTGTGAAGATACCAAATGGTTAGCACCGGATAATTATCAGGAGCAGCCTTATAAAGGAATAGCTTATAGAACATCCCCTACCAATATGGGAATGGGAATAACTTCAAATATTGTAGCCTATGATTTAGGATTTATAACATTAGAAAATCTTATAAATAGATTAGAAAATATAGTATCTAGTATGAATAATTTAGATAAATATGAGGGACATTTTTATAATTGGTATGATATAAAAAATGGTAAACCACTAAATCCTAGATATATATCTGCAGTAGATAGTGGAAATTTAGTAGGATATTTATGGCTTACAGAAGAATCTTTAAAGGATATTATAAATAAACCTTTATTAAGCAAAAAAAATATTGATGGGTTATTAAGTATACTAGAATTAGCTAATGAAGAATTAAAAAAAGAAGAGGATATAGATAATTTTTATTTTAATATAATATTTATTTTAAAAGGAATGGAACCGGATATTGTTTTTATAAACAACATATTTATAAAAATATTGAACAAGCAAAAGGAACTAGATAATTTTAATATAGATATAAATAATTTCTATTGGAATAAAAAGTTATACGATTTTTTAAATGAATCTCTTCAGGAATTTAAAAAATTAATTCCTTGGAAGGATCAAATAATAGAAAATATAGGAATATGTAAAGATGTAATAGAAGAGATTAGAGACTTTGCTACAAAGATACCTATAAAAAAAATGCCAGATAAAATAAATTATATTACTAAAAACTTAGAACAAATAAAAACAAAGGACAATTATGAAAGAGAATGGATTTTAAATTTTATAAATAATTTAAATACTAGTAGTGATAATATTAAAAATTTAATACAGGGTATATATGGATTAAATTTAAAATTAGATGAATTAGCTAAAAATACAGACTTTAAAGTTTTATACAATAAGGATAGAAATTTATTTACTATAGGATACAATGTAGATTCAGGAGAGATGGCAAATTCTTATTATGATTTATTAGCTTCAGAAGCTAGGCAAGCAAGTTTTGTTGCTATAGCAAAGGGTGACATCCCACAAGATAACTGGATAACATTAGGTAGAGGTATAACTTATATGGGAAAAAAATTAAAAGGGTTAGCTTCGTGGAGTGGAACTATGTTTGAGTATTTTATGCCTTTATTGATAATGAAGAATTATGAAGATACTTTATTAGATCAAACCTATAAATCAGTAATAAAAGGACAGCAATTGTATGCTAAAAATAAAAGGATACCTTGGGGAATATCAGAATCTGCATTTTATCATTTTGATGGAGATAAAAACTATCAATATATGGCTTTTGGAGTGCCTGGTATAGGAATAAAAAGAGGATTGTCTAAGGATTTAGTTATATCACCTTACTCAACTATATTAGCTTTGCAAAAAGATATAAGTAGTGGTATTGAGAATATAAATACACTAATAGATTCTAAATTATTAGATAGATACGGATTTTATGAGGCTGTAGATTACACTAAAAGTAGAATACCGAAAGGAAAGAGTAAGGCTATAATTAAATCTTTTATGGTACATCATCAGGGAATGAGCCTCATGGCTTTAAATAATATTCTTAATAATAATATACTCCAAAATAGATTTCATAATAAACCAGAAGTTAAAGCTACAGAACTATTATTACAAGAAAGAAAAAGTAATAGAATTATATACAATAGAAATATAAAAAAATATAACACAGAATTGAAGCTTAATAATATCAATCAATATAGTAGAATCTATAACACAGCTAAAACTGATATACCTAGAGTAGGGTTATTATCTAATGGAAGTTATTCCTTAATGATTTCTAATAGAGGTGGAGGATATAGTAAAAAAGATGATACTACTATTTATAGATGGAGAGAGGATTTAACTTCTGACTCTAAAGGATTGTTTTTTTATATAAAAAACATAAATGCTAATAATTATTGGAGTGCTACTTATGAACCTTGTAAATTTGAAGGTGAGTATTATAAAGCTCAGTTTTCTAGTGATAAAATTATTTTTTCAAGAGTGGATGGCAACATAATAACTGAAACTCATGTTACGGTTTCTCAAGAAGATGATGCAGAAATAAGAAGCATAAATTTAAAAAATAATAGTAACAATGACAGAGTGATAGAAGTAACTAGTTATTGTGAGGCTACATTAGCAAATTATAATGCAGATTTAGTTCATCCTAGCTTTAGCAATTTATTTGTAAAAACAGAATTGAAGGAAGAACCTTTTTGTGTTTTAGCCAATAGAAGAAAAAGAAGTGAAAAGGATATATCTCCTTGGTTAATTCAAACTGTAGCTGTGGAAGGAGAACAAATTGGTGGATTTCAATATGAAACAAGTAGAATAGATTTTATAGGAAGAGGAAGAAACTTATCTAATCCGCGGGCTATGGATAATGAAGCTAACCTTAAAAGCTCTATAGGACCGGTTCTAGATCCTATTATAAGCATAAGAATTAGAGTAAGATTAAAGGCTAAAGAAAACTGCATAGTAGCTTATACAACTGCTTTTTGTAATTCTAAGGAAGAAGGAATAAAAATAGCAGAGAAATATAGAAATATAGATAATGTAAAAAATGCCTTTAACTTATCTTGGAGTCACAGTAATTTAGAAATGAAACATTTAGGTATAAGATCCACCGCAGCTAATATGTATCAGTATATTGTATCTAATATATTATTTATAAATAGAAATATGAAGGAAAGAGAGAATTATATAAAATATATAAAATCAGGTCAATCAGACCTTTGGGCCTATGGAATATCAGGAGATTATCCTATAGTTTTAGCTACTTTAGATAAAGAAAGTGGAATAGATATAGTAAGACAATTATTAATTGCTTATAGATATTGGAAAATGAAAAATATAAATGTAGACTTAATAATAGTTAATACTAAAGAAAGTTCTTATATACAACCAATAGAAGATTCTATATTAAATTTAATAAATACTCTAGGATTAATGAATAATATAAATAAATCAGCAGGGATATTTCTATTTAATAAATCTACTATGAAGGAAGAAGCTTTAAGTTTATTGAAGGCTATGTGTAGGTTATATATAGACACTAATAAAGGTTCTTTAGCAGAACAAATAGATACAGGTAATAATAAAACTAAGGAATTAGATCTATTACAAAAAAAAGAAATTCAGTATACTGCTAAATCATATAAATTTAAAGTACCTAAATTAGAGTACTTTAATGATATAGGTGGATTTGATATGGGAAATAATGAATATACCATAGTGTTAAAGGATTATAATAATACTCCATTACCATGGATAAATGTAATGTCTAATGGTAACTTTGGATTTCATGTATCAGAGAGTGGATCATCCTATAGTTGGTATAAAAATAGTCGAGAAAATAAGCTAACTAATTGGTGCAATGATCCAGTAATAGATGGAGAAAGTGAGCACATTTATATAAGAGATGAAGAAACAGGAGAAATATGGAGTATTACACCTAAACCTATAAGAGATGAAGGGCAGTATATAATAAATCATGGATTTGGATATTCTAATTTTAAGCATTATACAAAGGGTATAATTGGGGAAACTACAAGTTATTGTCCTATAGAGGATAGCTGTAAAATATCTCTAATAAAACTTAAAAACAACACTAATATAAAAAGAGAAATATCTGTTACCTATTATGCTTCAACAGTTTTAGGGGTATCTAAACAGTTAAGTTCACCATATATAAGTACCTATTTAGATAAAGAAAATTTTATATATTCTAGAAATCCTTATAATAGTAATTTTAAAGAAACTACCGCTTATTTAAAAATAGTAGGAGGAGAAGAAGAATCCTTTACAGGGAATAGAAAGGAATTTTTGGGTATCGATGGTACTATAGAAAAACCTAAAGCATTAAACTATGAAAAATTAAGCAATGAAGTAGGTGCAGGTATAGATCCTTGTATGGCTGAAAATTCAAAAATAACCTTAGAACCTAATGAAGAAAAAGTATTGATAGCTATATTAGGAGCGGAAGATAGCATAGAAGATGTAAAAGAAAATATTAATAAGTATGATAATGAAATAATAGCCTTTAAAGAGTTAGATAATACTAAGGAATACTGGAAAAGTCTTACTGAAACTATAAAAGTAAAAACTCCAGATAAAAGTATGGACTTAATGTTAAATGGATGGCTTTTATATCAGGTAATAGTGTGTAGGTTATGGGCCAGAACAGCTTTTTATCAATCAGGAGGTGCATATGGATTTAGAGATCAGCTTCAGGATGTAATGTCAGTATGCTATATAGATCCAGAGATAACAAAAAAACAAATAATATATAGTTCTTCAAGACAGTTTAAAGAGGGAGATGTTCAGCATTGGTGGCATCCAGTAGTAGAAAGTGGTATAAGAACTAGATTTTCAGATGATTTATTATGGCTTCCTTATGTAACTATAGATTATATAAAGAACACAGGAGATTATAGCATTCTAGATGAAAGTACAAATTATTTGGAAGAACCACCATTAAAAGAAGGAGAAGATGAAAGATACAATGTAGCTTATGTATCTAGTGAAAAAGGAACAATATATGAGCATTGCATAAGAGCTATTAATAGAGCTTTAAAATTTGGAGAACATAATATACCTTTAATGGGTTCCGGTGACTGGAATGATGGAATGAGTACCGTAGGGAACCAAGGAAAAGGAGAAAGTGTGTGGCTTGGATGGTTTTTATATACTATATTAGAGTCATTCATAAATATATGTGATTATAAAAAAGATGTTGTAAATATGGAACGATATAAAGAATATTTACAATTTATAAAAGAAAATATAGAAAAAAATGCTTGGGATGGGAGTTGGTACAGGAGAGCTTACTTTGATAATGGTACTCCTTTAGGTTCTATAGAAAATGAAGAATGTACCATAGATTCCTTATCACAATCTTGGTCAGTGCTATCAGGAGCAGGTAAAGAAGATAGAGTTAAAGAGGCAATGGCAGCTGTTGAAAGAAATCTTATTAAAAAGGATAAAGGAATAATTGCTCTCTTAACTCCAGCATTTGACAAATCTACTTTACATCCAGGATATATTAAGGGATATTTACCAGGTGTTAGAGAAAATGGAGGACAATATACTCATGCAGCAATATGGGTAGTATTAGCTTTTTCTGAATTAAAAATGGAAGATAAGGCATGGAGTTTATTTAATATGATAAACCCTATAAATCATACAAAATCTTATTTTAATTGTCAAAATTATAAAGTTGAACCTTATGTTATGACTGCAGATATATATGATGTAGAACCTCATATAGGTAGAGGTGGTTGGAGCTGGTATACAGGAGCTGCTTCATGGATGTATAGAACAGGCATAGAGGGAATATTGGGATTAAAATTAAAGGGGAAAGATGGTTTTTATGTAGATCCATGCATTCCTAAAGATTGGAGTGAATATGAAATACTCTACAATAGAGGAAACTGTAAATATAATATAAAAGTTGTTAGAGAAAATAAAAAAGAACTTTGGGTAGATGGTAAACTAAAAGAGGAAAATATTATACCAATATTTGAAGAGGGTACTCATGAAATAAAGGTCATAATATAA
- a CDS encoding desulfoferrodoxin → MVKLNEVYKCEVCGNIVQVVHASGGQLVCCGKPMRLLEENTTDAALEKHVPVVEKTDNGVKVKVGEKEHPMEEKHYIEWIEVITEDKVYKKYLKPGEKPEAEFKLDEEVVKVREYCNIHGLWKK, encoded by the coding sequence ATGGTAAAATTAAACGAAGTATACAAATGTGAAGTATGTGGTAATATAGTACAGGTTGTTCATGCTTCAGGTGGACAATTAGTATGCTGTGGTAAGCCAATGAGATTATTAGAAGAAAATACAACAGATGCAGCTTTAGAGAAGCATGTTCCAGTAGTTGAAAAGACAGATAATGGGGTTAAAGTAAAAGTTGGAGAAAAAGAACATCCAATGGAGGAAAAACACTATATAGAATGGATAGAAGTTATTACAGAAGATAAAGTTTATAAAAAATATTTAAAACCAGGAGAAAAACCAGAAGCAGAATTTAAATTAGATGAAGAAGTAGTAAAGGTTAGAGAATATTGTAATATACATGGACTATGGAAAAAATAA
- the trpS gene encoding tryptophan--tRNA ligase — protein MEDNKKVIFSGIQPSGNLTLGNYLGALKNWVKLQDEYDCYYCVVDLHAITVKQEPKDLRRRTLEVLAIYIASGIDPDKNTIFIQSHVPTHCEAGWLLNCNTYIGELFRMTQYKDKSQRYGESVSAGLLTYPVLMAADILLYNTDLVPVGKDQKQHLEITRDLAQRFNNLYSPTFKIPDPYIPEAGAKIMDLQDPTKKMSKSSDNENSYILIMDPPDAIRRKINRCVTDSLGIVKYADDQPGIKNLMTILSTITSMNMEEIEKKYEGKGYAQFKNDVAEAIISELEPIQNKVNELLTNKEYLESIYKKGAEKAYKVSYKMLRKMQKKIGFIPR, from the coding sequence ATGGAAGATAATAAAAAGGTTATATTTAGTGGAATTCAGCCTTCCGGAAATTTAACTTTAGGTAATTATTTAGGTGCATTGAAAAATTGGGTTAAATTACAAGATGAATATGATTGTTATTATTGTGTAGTTGATCTACATGCTATAACAGTAAAACAAGAACCTAAAGATTTAAGAAGAAGAACTTTAGAGGTATTAGCAATATATATAGCTTCAGGTATAGATCCTGATAAAAATACTATATTTATACAATCACATGTACCTACTCATTGTGAAGCAGGGTGGCTTTTAAACTGTAACACATATATAGGAGAATTGTTTAGAATGACTCAGTATAAAGATAAATCTCAACGCTATGGGGAATCTGTAAGTGCAGGGTTATTAACTTATCCAGTTCTAATGGCTGCGGATATATTATTATATAATACAGATTTGGTACCAGTAGGTAAAGACCAAAAACAACATTTAGAAATAACAAGAGACTTAGCTCAAAGATTTAATAACTTATATAGTCCAACTTTTAAAATCCCAGATCCATATATACCAGAAGCTGGAGCTAAAATAATGGATCTTCAAGATCCAACTAAAAAGATGTCTAAGTCATCAGATAATGAAAATTCATATATATTAATTATGGATCCACCAGATGCTATAAGAAGAAAAATTAATAGGTGTGTAACAGATAGTCTAGGAATAGTTAAATATGCAGATGATCAGCCAGGAATTAAAAATTTAATGACAATACTAAGTACAATAACTAGCATGAATATGGAAGAGATAGAAAAGAAATATGAAGGAAAAGGATATGCTCAATTTAAAAATGATGTGGCAGAAGCTATAATTTCAGAACTAGAACCAATTCAAAACAAAGTAAATGAATTATTAACTAATAAAGAATACTTAGAATCTATATATAAAAAAGGAGCAGAAAAAGCTTATAAAGTATCTTATAAAATGCTAAGAAAAATGCAAAAGAAGATAGGATTTATACCAAGATAG
- the yidA gene encoding sugar-phosphatase, protein MYKLIALDMDGTLLNNKKTISRENKEAIEAAISKGSKVVLATGRPLKGIEKYLKELDLINTGDYAIAFNGALVQETKTGKVLYENNMTKEDLKILYRLSKELDVDIHFLTIGECYTPKFNVYSQIETTLNNIPLNIIDFDNIPEDLKIIKIMFVGSEEKITEIIKLVPKKLQEKYNVVRTASIYLEFLNKDTSKGYGVEKLCNILNIDKKEVICAGDAENDIHMIEYAGLGVAMENAYPQVKKVANYITKNNEDHGVAQVINKFVLNK, encoded by the coding sequence ATGTATAAATTAATAGCATTAGACATGGATGGAACTCTTCTTAATAATAAAAAAACTATCTCTAGAGAAAATAAAGAAGCTATAGAAGCTGCTATATCAAAAGGATCTAAAGTAGTTTTAGCTACAGGAAGGCCTCTTAAAGGGATTGAAAAGTATTTAAAAGAATTAGATTTAATTAACACTGGTGATTATGCTATTGCTTTTAACGGTGCTTTAGTTCAGGAAACAAAAACAGGTAAAGTTTTATATGAAAATAATATGACTAAAGAGGATTTAAAAATATTATATAGATTAAGCAAAGAATTAGATGTAGATATTCATTTCTTAACTATTGGTGAATGCTATACACCTAAATTTAATGTATATAGCCAAATAGAAACTACTCTTAATAATATACCCTTAAATATAATAGATTTTGATAATATACCTGAGGATTTAAAAATAATAAAAATAATGTTTGTGGGTAGCGAAGAAAAAATAACTGAAATAATTAAACTAGTACCAAAGAAACTTCAAGAAAAGTATAATGTGGTAAGAACTGCATCTATTTATCTAGAATTTTTAAATAAAGATACAAGTAAAGGCTACGGTGTAGAAAAATTATGTAATATTTTAAACATAGATAAAAAAGAAGTAATATGTGCTGGGGATGCAGAAAATGACATACATATGATAGAATATGCTGGTCTAGGAGTAGCTATGGAAAACGCTTATCCGCAAGTAAAAAAAGTAGCTAACTATATTACTAAAAATAATGAAGATCATGGCGTTGCGCAAGTAATAAATAAATTTGTATTAAATAAATAA